From the Nitrospirota bacterium genome, one window contains:
- the speE gene encoding polyamine aminopropyltransferase, producing MASIKFTETAPFVAVEYTYEVEKVLYKAKTPFQEIVVFENPYFGRMLILDGIVQLTERDEFFYHEMLTHVAMHAHPDPRTVVVIGGGDGGTVREVCKHRSVEKIYFVEIDEQVIEASREFFPTVASSVGDPRVDIRAMDGAEFIKGRKGDVDVVIVDSTDPIGFARTLFSEEFFTAVESALSSEGMYVTHSESLLLHPDVVGDVQRTLRGTFPVVDLYATPLATYPGNWWAFPIASKKHSPREMRRPLGVETRFYSEEFHAHSFLPRGFLEKLVAGEVTW from the coding sequence ATGGCTTCCATCAAGTTTACGGAGACGGCGCCCTTCGTGGCGGTGGAGTATACCTACGAGGTGGAGAAGGTCCTGTACAAGGCGAAGACACCCTTTCAGGAAATCGTCGTCTTCGAGAACCCGTACTTCGGACGGATGCTCATCCTGGACGGCATCGTGCAGTTGACGGAGCGGGACGAGTTCTTCTACCACGAGATGCTCACCCACGTGGCCATGCATGCCCATCCCGACCCGCGCACCGTCGTGGTCATCGGCGGGGGCGACGGGGGGACCGTCCGGGAGGTCTGCAAGCACCGGAGCGTGGAGAAGATATACTTTGTGGAGATAGACGAGCAGGTCATCGAGGCCTCCAGGGAGTTCTTCCCCACCGTGGCCTCATCGGTAGGGGACCCCCGGGTGGACATCAGAGCCATGGATGGCGCGGAGTTCATCAAGGGCAGGAAGGGCGACGTGGACGTGGTCATCGTGGATTCCACCGACCCCATCGGGTTTGCCCGGACGCTTTTCTCCGAGGAGTTCTTCACCGCGGTCGAAAGCGCCCTGAGCAGCGAGGGGATGTACGTCACCCATTCGGAGTCGCTGCTTCTCCATCCCGACGTGGTCGGCGACGTGCAGCGGACCCTCAGGGGCACCTTCCCCGTGGTGGACCTGTACGCCACCCCCCTGGCCACCTATCCGGGCAACTGGTGGGCCTTTCCCATAGCCTCGAAGAAGCACTCCCCTCGCGAGATGCGGCGCCCCCTGGGCGTGGAGACCCGCTTCTACAGCGAGGAGTTCCACGCGCACTCCTTCCTCCCGAGGGGGTTTCTGGAAAAGCTGGTGGCCGGAGAGGTCACGTGGTAG
- the folK gene encoding 2-amino-4-hydroxy-6-hydroxymethyldihydropteridine diphosphokinase, translated as MARVYIGIGSNLGARDANLGRAVELLAARGVRVLKASTVHETAPWGRKDQPPFLNMAVEAETERGPRELLGLLKGIEREMGRPGRREAGRWGPRVIDLDILLYDGLVLDEPDLKIPHPLIHEREFVLAPLAEIAPDAVHPVLGKTVRELRDSLSEKGS; from the coding sequence ATGGCCCGGGTCTATATCGGGATAGGGTCGAACCTGGGGGCGAGGGATGCCAATCTGGGGCGGGCCGTGGAGCTTCTGGCCGCCCGGGGCGTGCGGGTCCTCAAGGCCTCCACGGTCCACGAGACCGCCCCATGGGGCAGAAAGGACCAGCCCCCCTTCCTGAACATGGCCGTGGAGGCCGAGACGGAGCGGGGCCCGCGGGAGCTTCTCGGGCTCCTGAAGGGCATCGAACGGGAGATGGGCCGTCCGGGACGCCGGGAGGCCGGGCGCTGGGGCCCCAGGGTGATAGACCTGGACATCCTCCTTTACGACGGCCTCGTTTTGGATGAGCCCGACCTCAAAATCCCCCATCCCCTCATACACGAAAGGGAGTTCGTCCTGGCCCCCCTGGCCGAGATAGCCCCCGACGCGGTGCACCCCGTCCTGGGGAAGACCGTGCGGGAGCTCAGGGACTCGTTGTCCGAAAAGGGTTCTTGA
- a CDS encoding 4Fe-4S dicluster domain-containing protein codes for MGINRRDFLKGLGGTVAALGAAGIVEGLVSDRKAEAIHQAAPLTGTIRWGMVVDVAAFRTEEDFRRCEEACHKYHNVPRFNSLKDEIKWIWSDRFENVFPSASHQFVSEKMEEQRYFALCNHCANPPCVRVCPTQATFKDTSNGITMMDWHRCIGCRFCMAACPYGARSFNWRDPRPFIPGELNPDFPTRERGVVEKCTFCAEVIALGEAPGPGEELPEKQMPRCVKASEGRLVFGNLKDPESQIRRTLKATKTIQRKPQLGTQPSVFYIV; via the coding sequence ATGGGCATAAACAGGAGAGATTTTCTGAAAGGTTTGGGCGGAACGGTGGCCGCCCTGGGTGCGGCAGGCATCGTGGAGGGGCTTGTCTCGGACAGGAAGGCCGAGGCCATTCACCAGGCGGCTCCCCTGACGGGCACCATCCGGTGGGGCATGGTCGTCGACGTGGCGGCGTTCCGCACGGAGGAGGACTTCCGGCGTTGCGAGGAGGCGTGCCACAAATATCACAACGTCCCCAGGTTCAATAGCCTCAAGGATGAGATAAAGTGGATATGGTCCGACCGTTTCGAGAACGTGTTTCCGTCGGCGAGCCATCAGTTCGTGTCCGAGAAGATGGAGGAGCAGCGGTACTTCGCCCTCTGCAACCATTGCGCCAACCCGCCCTGTGTGCGGGTCTGTCCGACGCAGGCAACGTTCAAGGACACGAGCAACGGCATCACCATGATGGACTGGCACCGGTGCATCGGGTGCCGTTTCTGCATGGCCGCCTGCCCGTACGGGGCCCGGAGCTTCAACTGGCGCGACCCGCGCCCCTTCATCCCGGGGGAGCTCAACCCCGACTTTCCCACCAGGGAGCGGGGCGTGGTGGAGAAATGCACCTTCTGCGCCGAGGTCATCGCGCTGGGGGAGGCGCCCGGTCCGGGCGAGGAACTGCCCGAGAAACAGATGCCCCGCTGCGTGAAGGCCTCCGAGGGCCGTCTGGTCTTCGGGAACCTGAAGGACCCGGAATCGCAGATCCGGAGGACTCTGAAGGCGACGAAGACCATCCAGCGCAAGCCTCAACTGGGAACCCAACCGTCAGTCTTCTACATCGTGTGA
- the hisH gene encoding imidazole glycerol phosphate synthase subunit HisH → MIAIIDYGMGNLRSVQKGFEHVGVQVRVVSDARSVQDAAGIVLPGVGAFPDCMRNLDELGLIAPILRSIQNGKPYLGICLGLQVLFTESKEFGRSRGLDVFKGSVPRFPRSGLKIPHMGWNQIDIKQRPPILADIPDRSFFYFVHSYYVAPEDPGIVAATTDYGISFTSMVWKDNVVATQFHPEKSQKLGLQVLKGFGDFVRSHQ, encoded by the coding sequence ATGATAGCCATCATCGATTACGGCATGGGAAACCTCAGGAGCGTGCAAAAGGGGTTCGAGCACGTGGGCGTGCAGGTGCGCGTGGTCTCCGACGCCCGGTCCGTCCAGGACGCCGCGGGCATCGTTCTCCCCGGGGTGGGGGCATTCCCCGACTGCATGCGGAACCTCGATGAGCTGGGGCTCATCGCGCCCATCCTCCGGAGCATCCAAAATGGCAAGCCCTACCTGGGCATCTGCCTCGGCCTCCAGGTGCTGTTTACCGAATCCAAGGAGTTCGGCAGGAGCCGGGGGCTGGACGTCTTCAAGGGCTCCGTGCCCCGCTTCCCCCGGAGCGGGCTGAAAATCCCCCACATGGGCTGGAACCAGATAGACATCAAGCAGCGGCCTCCCATACTCGCGGACATCCCCGACCGGAGCTTTTTCTACTTCGTCCATTCCTACTACGTGGCCCCGGAGGACCCCGGCATCGTGGCCGCCACCACGGACTACGGCATTTCCTTCACCTCGATGGTCTGGAAGGACAACGTGGTGGCCACCCAGTTTCATCCCGAAAAGAGCCAGAAACTGGGCCTTCAGGTCCTCAAGGGCTTCGGGGACTTCGTCCGCAGTCACCAGTGA
- a CDS encoding LL-diaminopimelate aminotransferase codes for MAALAGRVRNLPPYLFARIDELKQEALGRGVDLIDLSVGDPDTPTPGHIVEAMKRALDNPENHRYPSTQGMLRFRKAVAAWYERRFGVSPDPEGEVLSLIGSKDGVGHMPFAFVDPGDMVLVPSPGYPVYSIGTLLAGGESYFMPLTAERGFLPDLDAVPAEVLKRAKLMWLNYPNNPTAATAGGDFFERAVRVAKKYDIIVCHDAAYSEIYFDGRRPPSFLQAPGAKDVGVELHSLSKTYNMTGWRIGCAVGNREVVAGLRKIKSNLDSGVFQAVQEAAVTALETEEGVLEGIRSMYQERRDVLLEGLGEAGIHAAKPEATFYVWAKVPGGFDSSEYAAHLLERAGVLVTPGSGFGVAGEGYVRFALTVPAERMREAARRIGRL; via the coding sequence ATGGCAGCGCTTGCCGGGAGGGTCAGGAACCTTCCGCCGTATCTGTTCGCACGCATCGACGAGCTGAAGCAGGAGGCGCTCGGAAGGGGCGTGGACCTCATCGACCTCAGCGTGGGAGACCCCGACACCCCCACGCCGGGGCATATCGTGGAGGCCATGAAAAGGGCCCTGGACAACCCCGAGAACCACCGCTATCCCAGCACCCAGGGGATGCTCCGCTTCCGGAAGGCCGTGGCCGCCTGGTACGAAAGGCGCTTCGGCGTCTCCCCGGACCCGGAAGGTGAGGTCCTCTCCCTCATCGGCTCCAAGGACGGCGTGGGCCACATGCCCTTTGCCTTCGTGGACCCCGGCGACATGGTGCTCGTCCCGAGCCCGGGCTATCCGGTCTACTCCATCGGCACGCTCCTGGCCGGTGGGGAGAGCTACTTCATGCCCCTGACCGCGGAGAGGGGCTTCCTGCCGGACCTCGATGCCGTGCCCGCCGAGGTGCTGAAACGGGCAAAGCTCATGTGGCTCAACTACCCCAACAACCCCACCGCGGCCACGGCCGGAGGGGATTTCTTCGAGCGGGCCGTCCGCGTCGCCAAAAAGTACGACATCATCGTCTGCCACGACGCGGCGTACTCCGAGATATACTTCGACGGCAGGAGGCCGCCCAGTTTCCTTCAGGCCCCCGGCGCCAAGGACGTGGGCGTGGAGCTTCACTCCCTGTCGAAGACCTATAACATGACGGGCTGGCGCATCGGGTGCGCGGTGGGCAACAGGGAGGTCGTCGCGGGGCTCAGAAAGATAAAGTCGAACCTCGATTCGGGCGTCTTCCAGGCCGTGCAGGAGGCCGCCGTCACCGCCCTGGAGACGGAAGAGGGCGTGCTGGAAGGCATCCGCTCCATGTACCAGGAGCGCCGGGACGTCCTTCTTGAGGGCCTGGGGGAGGCGGGGATTCATGCCGCAAAGCCGGAGGCCACGTTCTACGTCTGGGCGAAGGTGCCCGGGGGGTTCGACTCCTCGGAGTACGCCGCCCATCTCCTCGAGCGGGCCGGCGTGCTGGTCACGCCGGGCAGCGGTTTCGGCGTCGCCGGGGAGGGGTACGTCCGTTTCGCCCTCACCGTCCCTGCGGAGCGGATGAGGGAAGCGGCCCGCCGCATCGGGCGGCTCTGA
- a CDS encoding sulfurtransferase TusA family protein, with translation MGELSEKQADQTLDVLGRVCPYPLVLSKKAIEKMSSGQVLKVICDAPASAEDSIPRWAEKQGYKFEAKKLEDKGYWELYVQKS, from the coding sequence ATGGGTGAGCTGAGCGAAAAACAGGCCGACCAGACCCTGGATGTCCTGGGGAGGGTCTGCCCCTATCCTCTGGTCCTTTCGAAGAAGGCCATCGAGAAGATGTCCAGCGGCCAGGTCCTGAAGGTCATCTGCGACGCCCCCGCCTCCGCCGAGGACTCCATTCCCCGGTGGGCGGAGAAGCAGGGCTACAAGTTCGAGGCCAAGAAGCTCGAGGACAAGGGGTACTGGGAGCTCTACGTCCAGAAGTCCTGA
- a CDS encoding 4Fe-4S binding protein, whose translation MYMVTVDAEKCEGCEECVSICPNEVFQMAEGKSDPSQSGECVFCESCLGVCPSEAITINEM comes from the coding sequence ATGTACATGGTTACTGTGGATGCTGAGAAGTGCGAGGGCTGCGAGGAGTGCGTGAGCATCTGCCCCAATGAGGTGTTTCAGATGGCGGAGGGCAAGAGCGACCCCAGCCAGAGCGGCGAGTGCGTTTTCTGCGAGAGCTGCCTGGGTGTCTGCCCCTCCGAGGCCATCACCATCAACGAGATGTAG
- a CDS encoding DsrE family protein → MGDVKVTFLVQRPQYKGETSRLAITHAIAYQTVEILLDDGDTVTPDLCFVGEGVLGLEKGQKAMDLYGITSTESHMKNAMLVDLNILVCKEDLQKYGISEDSLPDAEEMGAEVKINVVPFSDIQKSLESARHVLFF, encoded by the coding sequence ATGGGTGATGTGAAAGTGACGTTCCTCGTGCAGAGGCCCCAGTACAAGGGGGAGACCTCCAGGCTGGCGATTACCCACGCCATAGCCTATCAGACGGTGGAAATCCTCCTGGACGACGGCGACACGGTGACCCCCGACCTCTGCTTCGTCGGCGAAGGGGTCCTGGGTCTGGAGAAAGGCCAGAAGGCCATGGACCTCTACGGCATCACCAGCACCGAATCGCATATGAAGAACGCCATGCTCGTGGACCTGAACATCCTCGTCTGCAAGGAGGACCTGCAGAAATACGGCATTTCGGAGGACAGTCTCCCGGACGCCGAGGAAATGGGGGCGGAGGTGAAGATCAATGTGGTGCCCTTCTCCGATATCCAGAAATCCCTGGAGAGCGCGCGCCACGTGCTTTTCTTCTAA
- a CDS encoding type III PLP-dependent enzyme — protein MTRTFRVEKVHSDIVSKGTLFKALKYIDRENPRTPVLLLDREKVREKVRLIGSRIGNSRAFYALKANADPEVARLVHGLGMGFEVASEGELALLRDIGVPPEKVITSNPVKSPRFIEEAASYGVSFYAYDSRAEVQKMASLAPGVRVYVRLSVPNEGSDWPLSRKFGVELDEALALLVLAAEKGLNPVGITFHVGSQCLNKFSWNGALYKARALWERAEREGLALGVLNIGGGYPITYTKSVVGVEAIEKTIEQAVRENFPPETEVFIEPGRAVVGDAGVLVASVIGKAGRLGETWVSLDVGVFNGLMESVGGITYSYIVESSGKSGQPVRPFVLAGPSCDSFDVVDKEVWLPEPRVGGMVLILSAGAYTVCYASEFNGFSIPRTILI, from the coding sequence ATGACGCGCACGTTCAGGGTAGAGAAGGTCCATTCGGATATCGTCTCCAAGGGGACCCTTTTCAAGGCCCTCAAGTACATAGACCGGGAGAATCCGCGCACTCCGGTGCTCCTGCTGGACCGGGAGAAGGTCCGCGAGAAGGTGAGGCTCATCGGCTCCCGCATCGGAAACTCCCGGGCCTTCTACGCCCTGAAGGCGAATGCCGACCCGGAGGTGGCGCGCCTTGTCCACGGGCTGGGCATGGGTTTCGAGGTGGCCTCCGAGGGGGAGCTGGCCCTGCTGAGGGACATCGGCGTGCCTCCGGAGAAGGTCATCACCAGCAACCCGGTCAAGTCCCCCCGGTTTATCGAGGAGGCGGCCTCCTATGGGGTGAGCTTCTATGCCTACGACTCCCGGGCGGAGGTGCAGAAGATGGCCTCCCTGGCCCCCGGCGTGCGCGTGTACGTGCGGCTTTCGGTGCCTAACGAGGGGAGCGACTGGCCCTTGAGCAGGAAGTTCGGGGTGGAGCTGGACGAGGCCCTGGCCCTTCTCGTTCTGGCCGCGGAGAAGGGCCTGAATCCGGTGGGTATTACGTTTCACGTGGGTTCGCAGTGCCTGAACAAGTTCAGCTGGAACGGCGCGCTGTACAAGGCCCGGGCCCTCTGGGAGAGGGCCGAAAGGGAGGGTCTCGCCCTCGGCGTCCTGAACATCGGCGGGGGCTACCCCATCACCTACACCAAGAGCGTCGTGGGGGTGGAGGCGATAGAGAAGACCATAGAGCAGGCCGTCAGGGAGAATTTTCCCCCGGAGACGGAGGTCTTCATAGAGCCCGGGCGGGCCGTGGTGGGCGATGCCGGGGTCTTGGTGGCCTCCGTCATCGGGAAGGCCGGGAGGCTCGGGGAGACCTGGGTCTCCCTGGACGTAGGGGTTTTCAACGGGCTCATGGAGAGCGTGGGGGGAATCACGTACAGCTACATCGTGGAGAGCTCCGGGAAGTCCGGGCAGCCGGTCCGTCCCTTCGTGCTCGCCGGGCCGAGCTGCGACAGCTTCGACGTCGTGGACAAGGAGGTCTGGCTCCCGGAGCCCCGCGTGGGGGGCATGGTGCTCATCCTTTCGGCGGGGGCCTATACGGTCTGTTACGCCTCGGAGTTCAACGGCTTTTCGATACCCCGGACGATACTGATTTAG
- the nrfD gene encoding polysulfide reductase NrfD: MLEKALYGSKKYWALVLFLIGLTLVGTVAYIKQYMYGLGATGMSRDISWGVYIAQFTFLVGVAASAVMVVLPYYLHNYKEFGKIVILGEFLAISAVTMCILFIMVDMGKPARVLNILKYPTLHSVMFWDMVVLSGYLGLNLLCGWVVLQAEKKDVPPPKWIKPFIYVSIPWAVSIHTVTAFLYAGLPARHFWLTAIMAPRFLASAFSAGPALLILLALLVRRYTEFDAGKKAISKLATIVLYAGLVNFFFLLMEVFTAFYSSVPSHKETFVYLYMGLEGMGNLVYVMWTSLAVGFIAILMLLFPKNRENYGRLAVACALLFVSLFIDKGVGLVIGGFVPNPLEHVLNYHPTAIEIMVTIGVWGAGFLVLTVLYKVAISIRALTSPGTH; this comes from the coding sequence ATGCTAGAAAAAGCACTCTACGGAAGCAAGAAGTACTGGGCTCTGGTCCTTTTCCTCATCGGCCTGACACTGGTGGGGACCGTGGCCTACATCAAGCAATACATGTACGGACTGGGCGCCACCGGCATGAGCAGGGACATCTCCTGGGGCGTGTACATCGCCCAGTTCACCTTCCTGGTGGGTGTGGCGGCCTCGGCCGTGATGGTCGTCCTGCCGTACTACCTGCATAACTACAAGGAGTTCGGCAAGATCGTCATCCTGGGCGAGTTCCTGGCCATAAGCGCGGTCACCATGTGCATCCTTTTCATCATGGTCGACATGGGCAAGCCCGCCCGCGTCCTGAACATCCTCAAGTACCCGACGCTGCACTCCGTCATGTTTTGGGACATGGTCGTATTGAGCGGGTACCTGGGGCTGAACCTCCTGTGTGGATGGGTGGTCCTGCAGGCCGAGAAGAAGGACGTCCCGCCGCCCAAGTGGATAAAGCCCTTCATCTACGTGTCCATCCCCTGGGCGGTGAGCATACACACGGTGACGGCTTTCCTGTACGCGGGCCTTCCGGCGAGGCATTTCTGGCTGACCGCCATCATGGCCCCCCGGTTTCTGGCGTCCGCTTTCTCCGCGGGGCCGGCCCTTTTGATTCTCCTGGCCCTCCTCGTGCGGCGGTACACGGAGTTTGACGCCGGGAAGAAGGCCATCTCCAAGCTGGCGACCATCGTCCTGTACGCGGGCCTGGTCAACTTCTTTTTCCTCCTGATGGAGGTGTTCACGGCTTTCTACTCCAGCGTCCCCAGCCACAAGGAAACGTTCGTATACCTGTATATGGGCCTGGAGGGGATGGGCAACCTGGTCTACGTGATGTGGACCTCTCTGGCGGTGGGCTTTATCGCCATCCTGATGCTCCTTTTCCCGAAGAACCGGGAGAACTACGGTCGGCTGGCCGTGGCCTGTGCCCTGCTGTTCGTATCGCTGTTCATTGACAAGGGCGTGGGCCTGGTCATCGGCGGGTTCGTTCCCAACCCCCTGGAGCACGTCCTGAACTACCATCCCACGGCCATCGAGATTATGGTGACCATCGGTGTCTGGGGCGCGGGCTTCCTTGTTCTGACGGTCCTTTACAAGGTGGCCATCTCCATAAGGGCGCTCACCTCGCCAGGGACGCACTGA
- the dsrJ gene encoding sulfate reduction electron transfer complex DsrMKJOP subunit DsrJ: MYDTNKVFVGVLVFLGLMTSPFWLNAGKFKPMEKLELPKVEKKCVEKTDFMKANHMKLLDDWRYEVVRLDQWEYTSKAFGKTYRKSLVGTCMDCHKTKKKFCDRCHTYAGVKPYCWSCHVAPKEPEETS; the protein is encoded by the coding sequence ATGTATGACACCAACAAGGTCTTTGTGGGAGTGCTCGTCTTTCTGGGCCTGATGACCTCTCCCTTCTGGCTCAACGCAGGGAAGTTCAAGCCCATGGAGAAGCTCGAGCTGCCCAAGGTCGAGAAGAAGTGCGTGGAGAAGACGGATTTCATGAAGGCCAACCACATGAAGCTTCTGGACGACTGGAGATATGAGGTGGTCCGCCTGGACCAGTGGGAGTACACCAGCAAGGCCTTTGGCAAGACGTACCGGAAAAGCCTGGTTGGCACGTGCATGGACTGCCACAAGACCAAGAAGAAGTTCTGCGACAGGTGCCACACCTACGCCGGAGTTAAACCGTACTGCTGGTCATGCCATGTAGCTCCCAAGGAACCGGAGGAGACGTCATAA
- the hrcA gene encoding heat-inducible transcriptional repressor HrcA, with amino-acid sequence MLNERSRSILRAIVQSYIESGAPVGSRLLTRRHGFTLSPATIRNIMVDLEDMGYLSQPHTSAGRVPTDKGYRFYVDALDPGEQADARKLMTLLESRFSSAQEDVNTLLGEITRTLAKVSHYLCFAVPLRAEETTLNRIQMFRYRGDRLAVVLLTNEGLIANKVLESDFGLSQRDLNRISDYVNTEYSGLSIAEIRSCIRRQMSKERALCDILINRATALCREALSFPCGEVIVSGMSEFIGLPEFSGKINEIAQAIEDKRRILDLLESFTESPERVRVLIGRENPDEGMRNLSIIAAQYGQGEKPLGSVGIIGPTRMDYLRAIAMVEAVARFVSGTISQ; translated from the coding sequence ATGCTAAACGAGAGAAGCCGCAGCATCTTGCGGGCCATCGTCCAGAGCTACATCGAAAGCGGTGCGCCGGTGGGCTCTCGTCTGCTGACCAGGAGGCACGGTTTTACTCTCTCTCCGGCCACCATCAGAAACATCATGGTCGACCTGGAGGACATGGGCTATCTGAGCCAGCCTCATACGTCCGCGGGGCGGGTCCCCACGGACAAGGGCTACCGGTTCTACGTGGACGCCCTGGACCCCGGCGAGCAGGCCGATGCCCGGAAGCTCATGACACTCCTGGAGAGCAGGTTCTCTTCGGCCCAGGAGGACGTCAACACCCTGCTGGGAGAAATAACCAGGACCCTTGCCAAGGTCTCCCACTATCTCTGCTTCGCCGTCCCCCTGAGGGCCGAGGAGACGACGCTCAACCGCATCCAGATGTTCCGCTACCGGGGCGACAGGCTGGCCGTCGTTCTGCTGACCAACGAGGGCCTCATCGCCAACAAGGTGCTGGAGTCGGACTTCGGCCTCTCGCAGCGCGACCTCAACAGGATATCGGACTACGTCAACACGGAGTACTCGGGCCTGAGCATCGCCGAGATACGCTCGTGCATCCGCAGGCAGATGTCGAAGGAGCGGGCATTGTGTGATATCCTTATCAACAGGGCGACGGCCCTGTGCCGGGAGGCGCTCAGCTTCCCCTGCGGCGAGGTCATCGTCTCGGGCATGTCGGAGTTCATCGGCCTGCCGGAGTTCTCCGGCAAGATAAACGAGATAGCCCAGGCCATCGAGGACAAGCGGAGAATCCTCGACCTCCTGGAGAGCTTCACGGAAAGCCCCGAGAGGGTGAGGGTCCTCATCGGCAGGGAGAACCCCGATGAGGGGATGCGCAACTTGAGCATCATCGCGGCTCAGTACGGTCAGGGGGAGAAGCCGCTGGGAAGCGTCGGCATCATCGGCCCCACGCGAATGGATTACCTGAGGGCCATCGCGATGGTGGAGGCGGTGGCCAGATTCGTATCCGGAACCATTTCCCAATAA
- a CDS encoding DsrH/TusB family sulfur metabolism protein, translated as MKLGVFVSDYTLPWDTLDRIQADTLGLILVQNGIYHAVSRQGMQPSPLLGKTDQVYVLSEDVETRGIDASSLDAKAKVVTYSDVVDIIMNDFEKIAWMG; from the coding sequence ATGAAACTGGGGGTATTTGTGAGTGATTACACTTTGCCCTGGGATACGCTCGACCGTATCCAGGCTGACACGCTCGGGCTTATCCTCGTGCAAAACGGCATCTACCACGCCGTCAGCAGGCAGGGGATGCAGCCCTCGCCCCTGCTCGGCAAGACCGACCAGGTCTATGTCCTTTCCGAGGACGTAGAGACCAGGGGCATCGACGCCTCTTCCCTGGACGCCAAGGCCAAAGTCGTTACGTACAGTGACGTCGTGGACATCATCATGAACGATTTCGAGAAAATCGCCTGGATGGGATAG
- a CDS encoding DsrE family protein, with translation MANLTIGCFPGLVGSMTYDFALKLAEAAVDKGHTVSIWFSGNATGSVKANQKHLKDYSTGETHLKRLLEKGVEICTCEACTVARGVQKPDGIEGVQWNAMHWYLAKIHGADRVLQIGGE, from the coding sequence ATGGCAAACTTGACTATAGGGTGTTTCCCCGGGCTCGTTGGCTCCATGACCTACGACTTCGCTCTCAAGCTGGCGGAGGCGGCCGTGGACAAGGGCCATACGGTGAGCATCTGGTTTTCCGGCAACGCCACCGGCTCCGTGAAGGCCAACCAGAAGCACCTGAAGGACTACTCCACCGGAGAGACGCATCTCAAGCGGCTCCTGGAGAAGGGCGTGGAAATCTGCACCTGCGAGGCCTGCACCGTGGCGCGCGGGGTACAGAAACCCGACGGCATCGAGGGCGTTCAGTGGAACGCCATGCACTGGTATCTGGCCAAGATACACGGCGCGGACCGGGTCCTTCAGATAGGGGGTGAATAA